TTTTCATAGATTTATAGATAGAAACTGAACTAAACTAGCTTAATCTACTGACTATTCTGTAtattacattatcattatctaAATCTGAAAAACCTAATAAAacttaagaagaagaagaagaaaaaaaacagaacaaGAGCAAAAGGGgactctattttttttctttttggccCTGTGCTAACTCTTGTTTAATAATTTTCCCTCTACACATGTCGAATAATAAATACTGATTCAAGATCTGGTGGATTAAAGAACTCTCTAGCACCATTATAATGACATGTTGATACTGGTCGGCGTTTCGCCGGAGCCGGTGGACATGGTAGCTTTTCCGGTATCCTTGAATCTCTTGTTGTCGGAGTTGTTGacctctcttcttcttctacttcttcttctcctcctctGTTTGGCTTTGTGGATATAGATTTCAGTTTATTAGGCCTAAATGCTATTCCAGCAATTACCCacattttgttttcttctttgcttCCATCCACTAATTGATGTTTCTTCGAAAACCCCATTGAAAAAATTCGTCTAGTTTAGAAAAAAGATATGAACTTTGTAAACTTGAATGAATTAAAAGGGCCTTTCTTGTTTGTTTGTTAGACTTTGAATAAGGGGAAAAGAAGAGAAGGCGGCAAAGTAAAGGGCAGATTTAATAAACAGAAGACGGTGGgaaaaaaacctaattatattCTACagaatatataataacaataatataatataaagaatattgagtgattttttattattttttttttttcgggATACCCGTAGAATTTCGGGCAAAATGGGCAGATCaaatctaataaaaattttagattttggCGCCAGAATTTGATGATTTTGGGGCAACGGCTCTCTTTCCCGCCTATATTCCAATAATTGTTTTTTGGAAGGCCCAAATAAAAGCCCTTTAATGTTAGGCCCAAATGAAAAGGGTCCTTTTACAATTTTATAAGACAGCACTTTTTGgtatatatcataaataacaaagagatattaaatttagaaaaaatgacagaaattacacctttaagttctcttattaccattatcccCTATTAGTTTTACATATCCCCAAAATCCCTCATTTTCatgcatcaaattaatgtatcagcgtatgaaattaatgtatctcgcgcatcagattagtgtatctcgcgcatcagattagtgtatcatgtataaaatgtacatcagattagtgtatcatgtatcaaatgtaatgtatcttaacGACTAATGTATCTCGCACATAAAATTAATGTATCActacttatattattttatgattttgagggatttctgtaattataaacttataagggacaaatgataattttgccttaaaatatgtgatttctGTCATTTGCCCTTAAATTTAAGGCTTAAcaaggcctcatttgtttctaTTAAGATTAGGAGGTatgaatctgaatacacatctgaatattaagatgtggtctctaaatctgaacactaaataacTAATGTTGTTTGTCTTCAATATCTGAATGTGGAAGTGAAATTGAAccttatattaataaaatattataaaattttcatttcaacaaaatatgtcacttttgattttttttaaaaatttttttaaaaagttttaataatcatgatttggagtactAATATTTCATacaaaaaccttgataaacaacaatacatcaaaaatattattgcaatcagtgttcttgacacacatcaatgcacaagtaccctctcaacctatgtccgaaatcccagagacacacttatactatactaaagccctattacccccctgaacttattttattaatatttttctaccccttttcggcctacgtggcactatcttgtgggcccaatgctggttgactttttttttcaagctagtgccacgtaggccgaaaaggggtagaaaattatttataaaataagttcagggggataataggactttagtataatataagtgtctATGAATTTTGGACATAGGTTGAAGAGgtatttatgcattttcccaaaaaaaagtTGATGAATGTATTGAACTTAAGAAAAAAGGAATATAGTGTAAAATGGAACAAAGTTAAGTATTAAGATCTTTTAATTAATACGACATTAAAATTTTGCGGGACTCTACAAAATGCATTCACTTTGAGTTGAcactctacaaattgtgttcaactcaaattaggattcttggaggctatTCAATCTTAAACCCTAGTTTACACCTTTATAAAGGATACTGAATTCCCTTAAAAGACatctcaaaaatttcataaatagatCATGATGTTGAATAATCcgcaaattgatggattattcatatagataGATCAAATATAAATCATcttagttcgagaaatacgccctCGAATCATGAATAAATTTTAGGAGAGTAGAATAAAAGGATCAACAAAATTGTATTCGCAATCATCTTGAtcaataaaatgatgtttctacttattttattgagattgtaatttcatttttgtcgctttaaaatttgttacaaacagtaacaattaaataaactttaatattaatataaaaattactccgtatttaaaagaatatttaattaaaatattttgattttgaataccTATTGGGTACAGAGGTGAATCAATCTAGTGGAGTGATATATGAATTTACTTTGAGATTGTTACAATAATTTATgaacttttaacttttagatTCGAAAAGCTTCTCATAGATCATATACAATTTATCAAATTTCTGATTGAAATAACGATGATACCTCCTCATTAACTTCATACAACTACCAGCTGATCATTATTTTATGATAGAAACGTCTTAATAATGTAGGCTTGAAGACCAAGATCACATCTCATTTATGTAGACGCATACTATTTGTTGTTTATCTGATCaattgtctttctctttctgattttatacactttattttatacaatttgcttcaactgtatacgTATAGCGaactttattttatacaatttgcttcaactgtatacgatatagcgaattatataatttctatgtttgctatggaacgcaattatgtaaactttgttataacatacaaatatgaattttttatttgctatatgtgaaagttctttattgtttatttgattttattcgaagttcaaaaaaaattaaagtactGCTTACGAATAGATTTAGATTTTCATACTATTTTACGATTTCAGATAAAAATAGGTAACAATTTACACATCTtcttaatttataataacagaataatataaatatgataaaaatcttTACCACCTTTGCTGTGTGGCATTgcagaaaatattatgaattttttaaatctaaatacaaattttatttttatcataatttctaaaattttctatttttttttttaaaaaaaaaatccctttTTCACATGCATCACTCCCCTTTTTTTGATACATCCTTCTCCTCCTCTCAGTTCTCCTCTATGTATTCGGATATACATTATACGATCACGTATTCgaaattcatatatttcaatgaaaattttatttttataatttgggaaaaagttgagaaataatttaattaactcataatttatttaagggaaaagggtctgatatacccctcaactttgtcatttgaagCTGATacacccctcgttataaaagtggctcatatatacccttaccgttatacaaacggctcacacatacccctgccgttacaaaatggctcacatatacccttcatttaacggaattttaaataattagttttaaatttatatttattacttataatttttataaaaaaattatttagtggtatatatgattcttctatagaagttcaaggtatattttaatttttttcatacataaattatttttgacttcttttattataattatttgagtttcttattcttattttattttttttctttcattccttagtttaaagaaaaaaaaatcaaactatttttgtgtgtgtattgtaatttaattttgtattcgaaaaaaaatttggtcatctacaataagttttacaagaatattagtgaaacataaataaatttgattatcaaaataataattataaattagtcattgaaacaaaaaaaagtcacaaaaaatatgtttgacgagaattaaatttactcatacgaaattatattttttagaaaaaaataataaaatttaaattaaaaattattatttttcatttccgttagagaaaaagggtatatgtaagccatttgtttacaagtagaggtatatatgagccactttagGGGTattatcagctctaaatgacaaagttgaggggtatatcagactcttttttcctttatttaaaatatattattggaACAGCATGGTGGGGGCCGGGGTAGAGTGGGCGGTGAGGCGGCCTATTTTGGACCACCCAATGGGATGACAGTGCGCCAGCTCAACGTTAATGACCTTAAGATTCTATTTGGGCCCCTTTTTTATTCCCATCAacaaatcattttatttattcctAATCCTTAgtccaaatcaaattaaatatttcattgactatttttattttatcaaattaatctACGAAATTTGACAAACAACTCTTACACTTGCAATGCTTTAAAATTAGTAATAAAAATTACTACTCTAGCTAGTTTTGAGGTGTTGTCCAAAGtgttaaaagaaatataattatattataagtttCAAATTAATAACTCAATAACGATTATTGAATTCAGTATCTTGAAACCATCTCGTGGCTAGCATGGTCATATCGAGAGTATTGTCTACAAATTCACGTTATCAATCAAATAACTTTTATCCAGATGCTATAAAGTGAGAGATGCATACTAAGCATTTCCTTTACCTCAACTTGAGTGTGCTATACAAACacttaaactttaaattcaaaattcgaCTATGATCGGTAAAACTAAAGTTGGAAAGTagaaaaaaacaagaagaagtCGTATCAAGCAGCAAGTGGGAACCGTCCATCCAAATTTGATGAATGATGAGGACGGCCTACTGAACGTGACACTTATGCACTAAtgtctttttcttaatttatttatatgatgacTGCCTATTTTTAGCTAGATGGCTGTGGGACATTCTGGTTTTCACTATGATAATAAAGTGTTTGTTGATTGTAATTTTgttatgattaattatgaattttgaattctaTCGAATcaaagttataaatataaagtttaaacTAAAATTACTTCGATTCGACCAAACTTATACAACTTTGGTGTGCGAGTTCTATTGAACCCCTCCTTGTCAGAAATTACGTAACGcaacaatataatatcaataagACATGAGTACCTAAATCAGTTAATTGTAGCACCGAATAAGCCGTcacaaaaatatattcaaatttcaatttcatttataccaagtaaaatatttttttttaataacaattaCGGAGTTTTGACAGTATACAAGCTACAacaaaattttctattattactgtaaaaataataatcagtgtaaaatgtaatataatggtcttgttttgtttttgggtCCTTGTAATACATTATTGCAGGaagaaaatagaataaatatttgCTAAAACGTAAAGGGCGGCAAAAAAAGACAAATGATCTATCTTGGATTGATTGGGACAACTCTTTGTTTTAACACCAAATTATCAGCTCTACACATGCATGATGTATCCCTTCCAATTCATTCATCCTAGtcatattttttaactttattatcaattattttatagttttatctCTTTTCCACGTCAATTAGTGACATGGAACATGGGACTTTCCTCTTCCTACATCTCATCGCATTCTTCTGAAAGTGGTAGAGTCGAGATTTTCacgaaaaaaatcaattcaaagtATCAAGTTAAGAAGATTCAACActttgaaagtaaaaaaaaaaaagaatttaaaccTATATACAGATATATACTGTGTAATTTTCTCCTTGCAATTGATTATTGTTTACCCAGTCACCAGTAAATTATTGTTGACTTGAACTGTTTACTATCAATCACACTTTACTGTTGATCTAAAATCCTTTATCCTTTCCCTTTATGACTATTTTTATCACATGACACAGGTTCCCTTTAATTTACCTCAAGACCAGGAGGAAAATATAATTGGCCTTTTTAACTTAAACATCTTTTTACCTTTAGAAATGATTATCATGCCCTTTTACTCTCCATTACCtgtatcatttatatttatattgggtGATTGAGATCAACAGACTCACTTGATACTTATAGGCTCAAATACAACTACATCTCAGTCTCAATCAAGTTGAGACCGGCTATATAAATCCCCATCGTTTACCTTGCTCCATTTGAGCGCCCAAAATTATCTCACTAAAATAATGGTCAAACATATTATAGGATCACTAGTAAAATGCATTAAAATTCAAGCGAAAGTTCTCCAAGATCAATTAAACCACTTTGTAGGGGAAATTCAAGCCACTATGAAATGTAACAATCTGATAACCCAACACCTATCTAAGGAATGTTAGGAAGgctttaaataaaatattaggaccaaaaataaattcttaaccTAGATGTCAACGAATGTGTGTCGGAtctccaaaagtagtgtatttttggagaatcaAACATGGGTGCAACATAGTAAATGAAGAGTCTGCGCAACTTAGTTTATAACAACCCTGGTATATCAAGTAAAAAGTATATTCTTCTGGCAATTTCTCCTTGTCAGCAGCACAATCCCTACAGTCATAAGAAACAATAACCTGACTGTTTAATGACTAAAGCTATACTAGAGGGGCATGTGACTACTCATCATTCAAAAGGACCAGGCATCTATGGCCAACTCACAATATTAGTAGAATTAACAAGTGGGATTTGTCATTTTCTGTCTACTTAACAACATGgtcatcaattaattattatataactaTTGTAATCCTGCATTGACATATATAAAGGATCTCTACTTAAAGTTATGTCAGTCGAGTTCAATTGTACAACACACACTCTGATAGTCTTTAGGGAGTGGAAAAGAAAACGTAACAGCAGCAGTTCTGCAATCAGCTTATGAGATGGAATATGACGCTGAAATACCAGAGAACAAAAGCGTACGTTTACTcacttatttttactttatgtgAGCATGATACTTCATTTTGTGcgattcatcatttcattagcTGCAGCAGTTATTTCCATAGCTTATTATAGTAGTCAAGCTTTCTTTCATGTATGTGAAAAAACTTCAAAAGAAGCAACGGCTTGATCAGAGATCATACCTGAAACAACTCTGTGAAAAGGAGATGTTATCATTTATTCCATAAAGATCGGTCAGGAACACAGTGTCCCTAAGAAGTACAAATACATGTTACATATTAGATTTAGTATTAGTACGCCCCTGATCTACAGATTTTGTATGAAGTATGCGTTAACAAAATAACTTCACCAGATCACTGCCAATTTTCTTCAAAACGCAAAGGTTGTCACTTAAGAATCGAATCAAGGTTACCATCTTCATGTAAAGATTATTTCATGCAATCTTTgatgacaaaagaaaatttgtttTGGTTTTGCTCATCACTTCTAGAGGTTTCCTGTTTCAGGAACTTGTATGTTATTTCTACGAATTAGTAGATATTCAACTGGATCAAATTGTTTATTTTACAATAAACTCGATCCTTCTTGAATTGGCTAATTGAAGGGCATCCTGACTACCATGGCTGAATGTTCATATAATAGTTGATCTTCTTCTTAGGTAATAACAACTTAAACTTTATATATGTGTTGTAGGCAATATGACCTAAAAGAAAAAGCACAGAAATAAATCAGCACACTTAATAATCCTCAACTGCTCATCTGAAATAATGTAGTACTGAAAACTTGACTCTCTCCAA
This window of the Solanum pennellii chromosome 2, SPENNV200 genome carries:
- the LOC107010295 gene encoding cyclin-dependent protein kinase inhibitor SMR6-like encodes the protein MGFSKKHQLVDGSKEENKMWVIAGIAFRPNKLKSISTKPNRGGEEEVEEEERSTTPTTRDSRIPEKLPCPPAPAKRRPVSTCHYNGAREFFNPPDLESVFIIRHV